AACATAAGAGGAATCGTCAAAACATACCAAAAAAGAAACGAAAATAAGCGAAGTTACCAGAGGCACCGCGCGCGACAGCAACCATCTGCAATCAGCAGATATCTCCTCAACAAGGCCGTCAGAAGCTGCACATTCAGAAGTCTTCTCCTCGAGAAGCTTTCCAGTAGCCTCACACTCGGAAACTTTCTGCTTAACAAGGAGCTCTAGCTTGTCGATGCGAGCAACATATTCTTTCTCCCGCTTCTCAAACGCAGCACGCGCCTGATGCGCTTCATCAGCAAGCTCCTTCTTTTAACCAGATAACCGAACAATCGCATCGCCCTGAGATTGCATCTCATCATTAGTACGTTCACAGGCCGTTTCCCAGTCTTTCTGCTTTTGAATGTTAACTTGTTTCTCTTCCTCAAGCTTCTGCTCAGCATCAGCAAGCCTCCATTGCAAACCTTTCTTTTCAGCATTAAATTTTTCTCTCTCCTCAGCTAACGCCCTCTTCGCATCCTCAAACTCAGCCATCTCTTCCCCCCATCAATCACCATTCGCGCACAATCTCTTGAGAAGTGGCGAAGAAATTAACTCCAGCACGAACATGATCGTCCAACAACTCGAAGCGATTGCGCCTTTTTTGGAACATTCTTTCCGCAGGAGGGAGAGACAAAGATAAGAAATCATGACAATTACCCAAATCATTCATCCGGGAACCTTGAGTCAGATTCCACCGAGGAGCGTGCGGCAGGTCATCACAAGCAGGATTGTATCCCAGGAATCAGCATGAACATGCTCAAACTGCGGGCTACGAACAACATCGGAAGTAGCACCATCACCACCTGGGGGGCGCTTGGTATAGATAGGCTGGTGCGGGGTGGCCTCACTGGTTTCCACCTCGGTCTCCACACCCTTACCTCTATCACCAACACCTTCACCACCTGTGCTACCACCGGCACCGGCAACACCTGCAACATCGCCACCACCTTCACCTACATTCTCCGCAAtcacttcatcttctttcttcttctcccCAGGATCATCACGAGGAGGGGTCAAGCCAATCGTCCTTGACGGAGGAGACTGCGGAGGAGTGATTTGTGAAACATCCACTCTACGAGGCCCCTTGCCAGTCTTGACTCCTGCCATGGAGCAACCACAACAATCATATATAACTCAAAGAAACATGCAAGAAGTATACAACTACAAAACCATTACCAGTAGGGGCGGAAGCAGCAAATATCTCCTCCAAGAGATTCCCGCGGCCTCCACTAAAAAAACCCATATCAATCTCAGACTCAGAAGGAGCAGGAGGAGCTTCCTTATAGAGTTTAGCTTTTTTCGAAGCAAGAAGAGCAGCGGCCTGCTCGccaagtttacgttttttatctTCGAGGTCTTTCTTCCTCATATGCTCCGTCAAGGTAGCGCGATCATCTGGATCAGACCCGCGTGGTTTCTCTCCAGCTCCTAAACCAGACAACGTATCAGATACGACCACATAATCTAGAAAAGGAAGAGTAGAGGGTCGTTCACGAAAAGTACCAGTTGTTTTGTTCtcaaccctcttctcccctttcTCAGGCTTACCAGCTTTTGTCTTCTTCCTTGTCTCCACCTGAGCAGAAGGAGCAACAGGAATCTCTGCATCATCACCAGCAACCTCATGAACAGGCTCGTTGCCAGCGGCCTgcgcggtacctgcacgcgcgcaaCGCGAAATTAGACCTTCAAAAGATCTATCGGAACTTCCACTCGAGAGAACAACAACTTCCTCTCGAATAGGATCAATAgggtcatcttcatcatcttcacctAAGGCAACATTAGCATATCTAGTAAAACTCTCATCAGTTGGGTGTAAAAAAAGGCCTCGAATTTGGTTTAACCAAGTCGGTTTTCCATCTTCTTAGATCGCCTCAACCATGGCACCCGCAACCTTCGGGTCCAGAACATTTATTAGACTATATCCAACTgcaaaaaacaaaagaataagGAAGAACGCACAAAAAACAAGATAATTCAAACATACTTCGAAGAAATCACATACATTTGCCTTGGTAACCATAAACGGGTACACCCAAGGGGTTCTTCGGCACCCACAACAAACTCATCCCAGCACCAACTAGGGCCATCTCCTCCAACTGAGAAATGGCAGTTGCCTTCTCTGTTAGTTTCTTGAACCAACCTTCTTCAGCAAAACCCACCAAAACGTCCACCTTCGGGATCCCTTCACCAACCGACCGGTAATGCATATCCACCGGAATAACACCGCGACGAATGTAGAAAAACTTTTGCTTCCAATCGTGCAAGCTCTTCGAAGGAACGGAGCAAACGGGAGAAACACCTGTCCGGGCATTGAAAGAATGGAAGCCATTGGTGTACGTAACACTATAGAAGACGTTGAACATCTCAAACGTCGGATCAATACGGTGAGCTCTACAAACAAACTTAAAGTGAGTAATACGCGCAAGCCCAGTCGCGTTAATTTGAGAAATATGAAGCCCATAATTCCTCAACACCGAAGAAGTAAACTTGGTAATGGGAAGCCTGAAGTTACCCTCCCGAAAGAATGCAGCATATAAGGTTAAGTAACCCGGAGGTGCATCCATGGCAGTAGAACCAGGAGTCGGATATTGGGCTCCCCATCCAGGATGAAAACCCATCTCCCTCACAAGATTATGGAACTCCTCTTCCTTCCATCCTATAATCGCCTGGTCAGGGCCAGGGGGAGCTTTCCCTTTATTTTTCCTTTTCCTCTGAGAAGGATTTGCACCAGACATAACGAAGATGATACGAAGTAAAATACAAATGTTCAagcaaagaaagaagaaaagatgAAGGAGATGGAGAGAACCAAAACttcaaaaatttgaaaagtgAGGAAAGAAGGAGGAACCGCctcctatttatacccatcgcatttaatgcgatgggtagtgggcCGTCAGAGTCCAGGAAAAGCAATCAATGGGGGAGAGACAcgtcagaagagagagaagacgCCACCTCTTTTTTCGGGAGCATAGGTAACAAGGCCTGACAACGTGACAGAAAAGTAACTGACGGAAACTGAAAAGGCGCCTGTTCACCTCCGATAAGACAGGGGCACCAGACAGTCACACCAACATTCCCCCCAAGACAACAAAACTTCCTTTAGAAGGAAACAACAAAGGCCATGCgtcatgcgccatgcgtccatttggctcaacttttttaagttgccaaaacccatgcgccatgcatccatttggctcaacttttttaagttgccaaaacccatgcgccacgcgtccatttggctcaacttttttaagttgccaaaacccatgcgccatgcgtccatttggctcaacttttttaagttgccaaaacccatgcgccatgcgtccatttggctcaacttttttaaattgccaaaacccatgcgccatgcgtccattttggctcaactttttaaggttgccaaaacccatgcgccatgcgtccatttggctcagcTTTTCAAGTTGCCAAATTCCACGCGCCATACAAACCGCCATAAAAACCACTACCcttataagtccagaatccctcctagacgatcaactcaactagaaggcacactggactggggggacttgaagaggtatggtcccaattccctgcctacatggcaggggcCACACCACTTTTCAAGCGTacatggcgcctacatcagcaaagcaatccagaagcttctagaaacttctggaagacgctaaggtggcaccaaagatgctccatccgacaaaaaggacaacacgtgtcaccagtggCAGGACGACACGTAGACCTGCGACAAATCAGGGGGCAGAGCTGACAACGCCAGTACGGGGTTTCCAACATGAACAAATGtaagcgcgccacgtgtaccactactcCGACTATggcagaggagaccaagaggatattccccttggtcggacagctggcgcacaaccacagctggcacagctgctcctcccttcttcaccctccggctataaataggacccttcatcattcaggtttaGGATCTTTTGCTCTCTATTCtcacacactaaacacacactgtttattctccctcagaacagtacttattctcacgccagagcctggttaagagggaaacccccatattcccctcttaacgagactaacggtgttgctgttttgcaggatccaGGTCATTTCAACGAGTAAGATAAGAGATTGAACCCACAGAAGGAATAAACCCACAGATTAGCCTAGGTGTTATTCTTTGTTTCATCAGGTAGAGATGCACATATCGGGTTCTGGGCCAAACCCATTTGGGTTGAAACCAGGTCAAGTTGGGTAAACAAAAGTCAAAACCGCTTTATGGCCGAATTGAGTCGGGTTGAAACTGGTTTTTGAGGGAGAAAGGTTCGAGTTTGACCTTATTGAAACCAGTTCTGGTCAGATTTGATCGGGTTCAAAGTATAAGGTTACATTCCAATTTTAACCCTATGATTTGCGTCGGGTCCAAACCCTGTTCAGTTCTCTTTTTTTGGGTTGCTTATTGCGCAATAACAAAAGACCATGGCCCACGATTTAGTTGCCCAACTTGTTAAACACTAGCTAATTCTTTTTCGAGTTGGTTTGTCCGGCCTAGTAATAGCCGGTTCAACAATGCCACTTAAGGTACAAACGAGAAAATCACTAATACATAACATAGTTTGTATCATCAATCAGGCTCTATTCATGATACCGAGGACAACATTCCGACAATATTAACTTTTAACGGCTGTAATCAATACTAGAGTTTTGCTAACCCTTCATCCATAACAATATTAAAAGATGAAGCAAAAAAATGAATCTACTGCACAAGAAACTTTACCAGTTCTGTTTTAATCACATCAACAAGAAGCTCACCGCTGTAATTTCTATACCCTCTATCACCTGATTAGCAATTTTCATCATGTACTAAAAAATGGTTTCAAAAAATTATTCTTCAAGACTATAACACAAAATGCATTGGGGATCACTCGATTGTTCTGTAGGCGTAACTTCTTGCAAGCACTCGGTATGGTATGCATGGCCACACGAAAGAATATCAACAGCAGGAAGAAGAGGAGGATTGAGATCATATTCATCATAATACTCATCATCAACATCATATTGTGTATCATCGTTATattcagaatcatcatcatcatcatcatcatcatcttctggtGCACGTGAAAGATCCTTATCGCATAATACGCAGTTGTGCCCTAATGGCCCATTCTCCACATCTTCACCTACAAAACGttaaaaaaaatgtgttcaaCACTTCATGCTACATCGTAAAAATTAATGCTCGAGTCCTAGTATTAGCAACATATATTCTTTAAGATTACACCATTTTCATTACCTTTTTAAGGTACTACACAACAAATAATTTGAGAAAAAGCGGATGACAATTGGCAAGAAAAGGTTAcagaaatatctttaaaacctaCCTTCCCATCTGACATGATAAACTGGTTCACGTAAGAACAGTTCGTGTTGACTAATCAAAGGATGATTCTTCCTGTCTAGTTCAGCCGGTGATGCAGTTAACGGTTTTGGGGTTTCAATCTTTTTAATAGGTTTTGTAGaatttttcgaaatttttgtCTTCTGCATAGCTACTGAAGAATCTTTAGAACTATCTTTTCTTGGGATTTTCCTTTTTTGAATATTTATAGAGGCACTCTGAGCATCGGTTTTCTGAACGTTACTCCTCAGATTAGATCTTGTAGCACCTTCGGTTATCGGATTTTTACTCCTTAAATTATAAACTGGAGCATTCTTCACACCTGGGCCCGCACTTTTAGCTATTGGCTTTTTACTCCTTGAATTAAAAACTGAAGAACTCTTCGCGCCTGGGCCTGCACCTTCCGTTATCGGAGTTTTACTCCTTAAATTCTTCGCGCCAAGGCCCACACCTTCAGTTATTGGAGTTTTACTCCTTAAATTGTTAGCGCCAGGGCCTGCACCTTCAGTTACTGGATTTTTACTCCTTGAATTATGAACTGAAGAACTCTTCACGCCTGGGCCCGTACCGTGGGTTATCGGATTTTTACTCTTTAAATTATGAACTGAAGAACTCTTCACGTCTGGCCCTGCAACTGCAGTTTTCTGAAATTTCGCTTTCATGGCAGGTACCTGATGAAGTTTGCTCACTTGTGTCCTATTACTCTGCTGCAGAGGTTTATCTAATCGGTGTTCAAGACCTGCAAAAAATTCCTCTAAAATATGAAGAAAAAAAAATTCTAATATCTAGTAGTAATTAAGAACAAGTTGGAAAATATGcataataatattaaatactaTAATTAACTCCAAACAATGAGTAATATTGCGGTCATTAATTTTTTTCTCTGATCCGTGCAGAGTTAAACATGACATTTATGCAGATGGGATGAGAACTAAAGTTGCTTACCTACTAGTTTGTCCTTGTTACTGCATCTTGCAGCTCCAATTTTTGAAGAAGCGACCATAGATATCTTCTTATTTTTCCTAGAGTCATCGTTGCCACCGGACTGATCTTGTAATGATCTTTCAACTTTCTCCATTGCAGCAGTACTGAAGAACAAACTGCAGGAATAATAACATGATTGCTGTTAGACAGACTACCATCTATTTCACTAAATTAGAACCACTGAAGGAATATAACACTGTCTACAAGACGGATTGCAAGATATATTTTATTAACCTGTTGCTTTAAGCAGGGTTTGACAGCATCAACAGATCATAACACACATGTTATAATATAACTCAGATTTTATTGCAGTATTtccataaaaaaaattaatggtATTATTTAATGGATATGTACAGGTGCTTCGACCGCATTCTTTTAAAATAGCAACATGAGATCTTTTTTCACAGGTGTTGATTCTTGTATATCAGTTTCTTTAA
The Helianthus annuus cultivar XRQ/B chromosome 6, HanXRQr2.0-SUNRISE, whole genome shotgun sequence genome window above contains:
- the LOC110939798 gene encoding uncharacterized protein LOC110939798, with product MEKVERSLQDQSGGNDDSRKNKKISMVASSKIGAARCSNKDKLVGLEHRLDKPLQQSNRTQVSKLHQVPAMKAKFQKTAVAGPDVKSSSVHNLKSKNPITHGTGPGVKSSSVHNSRSKNPVTEGAGPGANNLRSKTPITEGVGLGAKNLRSKTPITEGAGPGAKSSSVFNSRSKKPIAKSAGPGVKNAPVYNLRSKNPITEGATRSNLRSNVQKTDAQSASINIQKRKIPRKDSSKDSSVAMQKTKISKNSTKPIKKIETPKPLTASPAELDRKNHPLISQHELFLREPVYHVRWEGEDVENGPLGHNCVLCDKDLSRAPEDDDDDDDDDSEYNDDTQYDVDDEYYDEYDLNPPLLPAVDILSCGHAYHTECLQEVTPTEQSSDPQCILCYSLEE